The sequence below is a genomic window from Agrobacterium tumefaciens.
GCACAATGCGAATATCGAGGAAATTGTCTCAGATATGCTGGCATGATCGGCCGATGCAGATTACCGCTTTCGGCCCCAAAACAGACATTCTCCAAAGGCCAAGTCTTTGGTGCGCCTTAAAGTCCCAAGCAGGGGAACCTGTGCCGACGGTTCAGATCTCTTCAAGAGCTAAACGAAGAGGTCGGCCCAGACGCAGACTGTCATCACTATCCGAGCCGAATATCTCATTCGATCTTACGCGGCTTCCCAAACCTGGTTGAGGATTTTGGCAGCCAGGGCCGCCTTGTCTTGCGGTAAGAAGCGACCGTAGTGCTGCTGCACGACATCTGGCGTATCTTGAATGGCATAGCTTGCCTGCTCGTAGGATCCGGTCTGTTTCAGAATATGCGTCGCAAGAATGTCCCGCAGGTTATGCGGCCCATGCGGCAGCAGGCCCTTGATCGCGCCCCGCCCGGTGTAGGGATTGTAAATGCCGTAGCGTTGAATAACGCTCCGCCAGGCCTCGTAGAATGTGGTCGAATTGTAAGCAGCATCAATGCTGGTCGTTTTCACTGTCTTGACGAATAGCGTTTGGGGATCTTTCGCACCGCCGAGCAGAACTCCACGATGCCTGTCGATATACGCGTCGAGGTATTTGTAGAGATCGAGAAGGTCGGGCAAAATCAACCGGAATGGCTTCTGTCCGAAGAAGGAGGAGCCCGAGTTTTTGAACGCGACCGATGGGATAAGGACCTCCCGCCCATGATCGCGGTCGCTCCAGCGCAACTCTCCGCACTTCATGTCTTCAAGTCGACGTTCTGAGGTCGGATAATGTCCGCGCGGGCAGACGCGTAACTGGCGAAGGTTCTTTTGCCGCAGCCCAAGGTGCAGGCCAAGCCGAAGCAGCAGGAATGATCTCACGGCTTCGGCCGCCGGCCGGGGATATCTGTTCTCATCCGGCATGCGTTCAAGAATCTCATCGGTGATCTTACGATATTCGGCCAATGGACTCTCTGCCTCAAGGACGCACATGACCGGCTCGAATGGATCGCGGTGAACACGCATGACACGCTGAATTTCCTTGGAACGATTGGCGGCATGTCGGTGAAAAGCGTCACAGGCGCCATGCCAATTACGGGCTGCGAATTCAATTTCCTCCCGCTCAATCAAGCCTGTAATCGGTCTGACGTTCTGAAGTAGCTCCGGGTGCTGCCGTATCCAGCCGACGTCCGCGCGAGTAAGAGCCTGGGCGACCATAAGCATGTCTTCTTCCCATTTGGTATAGAAACCGCGTCGCTGTTCCCGCCACCGCAGATACCAGTCCCAAACACCGGGGAATACGAGAAGGCCAAAGCTCAACTGGCTAAGCGGTACGCCGAAACCTCTTACTGCTCCATTCGGTCAGGAAGCTAGTGCGCCGAACATCAATCCGAGATGTTCTATCTTCTGAGAGGCCGTTTCCTCCCCCCAGACGCCATTCCGTTGAAAGCCAATGGCAGTCAGGGTCGAGGTTTTGAAACGGATGAGGTCAGCCATTTCCATGGCAAGCCTTGGCGGCGCATCGATAACCCCGGACAGCAAATCCGGATCATCGTTTTCTGCCGCTGCATTCTGATCGGTGCTGACTGCGGGTGCCAAGGACCGGGGTGATACGGAACTGCCGCCATAAGTGACACCGGGAAAGCGAATGGCATAACGTTGCTTGCTCGCCGCCGCCTGATAGCGGCGATACTCTGTCGATCCGGAAATGATCACCCGGCGCACCCAATCGAGAATCTCCTCCCGCTTAGTAAAGGGCAGGCTGCTGAAGTCATCTGGCAGATGCACCGAAATCCTGCGCCGCTCAGCCGGGCTGATATCGCCGAGATCATGACCATAAAGCGAGCGCGCCTGGTGCGGTAGCTTGTCCTTGAAATATCCTTCCTGCAACCGATAGCGCCGCTCAATGCGGCGCAGGATATTAAAGCTGGCAACGGAGCGAGGCACGCGCTCCCCCTGCATCCAGGATAGCAGCGTCTTGTTATCGAATGTCTCATCCAGATGAACAACGGCGCGGTACAGCTGCCAATATGTGTCGCCGAACCGACGCATATGGTAGACCAATGCGTCCTGAAAGCTCGCCGGATCTTCTGTCGCTTCAAAGAGTGCTTCTGGGAAAGGGCTTATCGGTTTTGGTGCTGGGCCGCGCGATGTTGACGCAGACCCGGCAAAGGTGCCGCCGGTCACCGCGCGTTGTGGCTGTCGGGCGGAGCGTGCGGAAGCTGCCTTCTTGGCGGGCGCCATTTTGCCCGAGCTAACTGTCGGCTTTGGCGGTCGTCGTTCTTCGGCCGCTGGTGGTGCGCCCAGCCAGCGGATGATTGCATCCAAGCCTGGCCGGAGCTGCTTTTTCAGTTCTGCCGTCAACTCGGCTTCGATCCCACAGGCCTGACTGATCATCGTCCAGTCGATACGGCCATTCAGAAGCGGAGGAGATTTCCGGTAGATGATCAAACTGGCCAGATAAGGCCGTATATTCTCCAACACTCTCCTGGATGCGATTGGAGCGATGCGAAGTTCGCAGAATTCCGAAATTTTTCGCTGAAAATGACGTGATGAAAAGTCGTGTTTGGTCATGCTCATTCCGTTTCTCTTGACACCAATGCCGAGGGCGAGCGGAAATAGGGGGCGCCCGTTAACAAAATATGCTTAGGGCAAGTGGTTACCTGCCAATCGCTGCCTCTTGAATGAGGAACTGCAGATCGTGATGATGAGCGATAGACGGACTTGCAATAGCTCATTTATGGCAATAATTATGAGTTATAGAGAGGGGCGCTATAACTCATGAAATGGAACTGGCAAAACACTGATTGGCCAAACTTCAGATACGACACCGCAAGCCTGATACCGTTGGAGCAGAAATTTCTGCAGTCCGCTGGCGAGGTTATCGGTGCTGTCCGACATTTCAACGAGGACGACAGCAACCAACTTCGCATTGAGTTGCTGAGCGACGAAGCGGTCAAGACCTCAGAGATCGAGGGGGAATTTCTGGACCGAATGAGTGTCCAATCATCACTCCGTCGGCAGTTCGGGCTCGACGCTGATGATAGACAGATTCGCCCCCAAGAGCGGGGGATCGCTGAGATGATGGCGGATGTCTATCGAAGCTGGCATAAGCCGCTGCATCATGAGGGCCTGTTCCACTGGCATTCAATGCTAATGGCCGGAAACCGATATATTGAAACAGTTGGTGCTTACCGCAAGCATGAAGACGCCATGCAGATCGTGTCGGGTCGATTGGACAAGCCCACAATCCACTTCGAGGCTCCCCCGTCTCGCCAGGTTACCGGTGAGATGAAGACTTTCATCGCATGGTTCAATCAATCCGGGCCAGATGGCCAAACGTCGCTTCAAGCATTGACGCGTGCAGCAGTAGGACATCTGTACTTTGAAAGCATACATCCATTTGAGGATGGCAACGGCCGAATTGGGCGCGCGCTCGCTGAGAAATCCCTAGCGCAAAACATAGGGCAGCCAAGCCTCATTTCACTCGCCTTTACAATCGAGAAGCGCCGGAAGGCCTACCACTCCGAGCTTGAGCGGCACCAGCGTACGCTCGATATCACCGGCTGGATCAGTTTCTTTGCAGAAACTATCCTGGATGCTCAACGGGCGACGCTTGAGCGCATCGATTTCTTCATTCAGAAAGCAAAGTTCTATGACCGTTTTCGGGGCCAACTGAACGAGCGGCAGGAAAAAGTAGTCGCGCGCATCTTCAAAGAGGGCACGGCAGGCTTCAAGGGGGGGCTAAGCGCCGAAAACTACATTTCGATCACAGACACATCCCGTGCTACAGCAACACGCGACCTTCAGCAGCTCGTAGAGATCGGTGCACTGACGCGCACAGGCGAACGTCGGCATACCCGGTACACGCTGTCGCTGAAGAAATGAATTGATGCTAGACAAAAGCACTAGGTGAACGGCTGTTCGATTCCGCTCAAGAGCATTAAAAACTTCCAGCCGTTTCAGATCGCGGTTTGCCGGAGGGGATTGATGATTTCGACTCCGTGAAAATCTCGCTCATTGTCGGTCACAACAATACAACCGTTGGACTGGGCAATGGCCGCGACAATCGTATCCAGTGCACTTCTTGGACGGCCCGACGCCTTTCCTTGTGCCATCAACTCGCCCCAGATGAGCGCTGCCTTCTCGTCGAACGACAGGATGCGGCCCGCAAAGAGTGCGCGTGGCCCCTCATTACCAGCAAACCAGGCTTCGAGAGCGACACGCTTCTTGCCCGCGGGCTTCTCCAGAATTCCGCGGTGTATTTCAGCGATGGTGAGCGATGCGATGAATAAGTCAGCGTCAGCTTGCTCGGCCATCCACGTCAATAGTGATGCTGACGGTTCAGCCTTGGTAACGTTGCTGAGAATGTTCGTGTCGAGCAGATAACGCATCAGAAATCGATCTCTCGACCTTCTTCGCGTGAACGTGAGATTTCGAGTTCTGCTCCAACGAGGGGTGATCGGCGTAGCGCCGCAAGGATACCACCTCTTTTAGGCGGTTCTCCGGCAAGCGTTTCGCTTACAACAGCGCGCAAACTTGCCGCTTCAGGGCCATCTTCTGCCAACCTGCGCGCTAATGATCTGATAAGGCTCCGATCGCTATCGCGCCCAAGAACTTCGAAACGAGCAAGGCCGCGGTCGCCCAGGCGGCTCCTGTAATTTTGAATTGCACGTGTCTGAGAACTAGCCATCGGATCCTCCGGATATATATCCAGTAATGTAGCGGGAGCCGTACTCTTCTGCAAGTATTATTGGACAGAATGTTGAATGCTGCGGGCGAACCACCTTGAGGAAAATTGCTGGGCCGACGGTTCGGGTCTCATCAAAAGCTAGAATATCTAGACAGTCATGATGTTCACCGCAGTTCATGAGCATCTCGAATTTTGGCGTCATTTTTGATAAATTGATATCAATGCCATCACTTCTGTAGGTTGATATCAGTGCCGGCAGTCACCATTCGTAATCTTTCCGAGGAAACACATCGTGCTCTGCGGGTGCGAGCGGCTCATCACGGCCGGAGCACTGAGGCGGAGATTCGTGACATTATTGAGGCCGCTGTTCGTCCTTCTAAACGTATTAAGCTTGGTTCCTTGCTGACGGCCATTGGTCGCGATGCCGAGCTTTCGAACAGCGACATTGAGGCCCTGCAGAAAAGGTGCGACAGGACACCTGCTGAGCCGATGACCTTCGAATGATACTTCTGGACACTAACGTTATATCCGAACCTAGGAAATCCGTTCCTGATGAAGCTGTAATCGCCTGGTTGGACGCCCAAGCTATCGAAACCCTTTTCCTCTCTGCAATAACGATTGCTGAAATTCGTTTCGGAATAGCTGCGATGCCTTCAGGGAAACGGCAAACTATTCTTCGCGACCGCCTTGAGGGCGATGTGCTGCCACACTTTTCCGATCGCATTCTGTCGTTCGATCTGGCTACTTCTCAGTTTTATTCCGAACTGATGGCACGAGCTCGAATGTCTGGGAAAGCGATTGGCACCGCTGACGGGTACATCGCAGCCACAGCGCTAGCAAAGGGCCTGGCGATTGCAACTCGCAACACAAGCCCTTTCGAGGCTGCGGGGCTGAAAGTCATAGATCCTTGGTCCAGATAATCACAGTGGTCATCTGGGCGTCATAAGTGCATATTCCTTCAAGGCGTATAATCTGGCGGTAGAGGTTACTCTGTCCAGAGGTACATCTCGATGGCAATTAGGGCAAATGGGCTGTAGCGGGCGCTGCCGCGATCTGCCACCGGCAGTTCCGGAACTTGGAGTCAATCAGGCGGCTTCCGGGCGGTCTAGTCGTTCTGAGCCAGCACTTCACGCAGACCTTCGATCGCGAAGGGCTTCGATAGCTGACGCGCATCGCTGATTCCGGATGCGGCCCTGGCGCTATCGTCGCCGCTCGCGAATACAATGCGCACATTTGGCCAGCGCTCCCGGACCCGCCGCGCCAGATCGATACCGGAGATGCCAGGCAACCCGACGTCTGTCAGCAGAACATCGACACCTCGGGTTTCCAGAACGCCAAGTGCGTCTTCGGCAGAACTCGCCTCGAAAACCGAGTGGCCCAGTTCCTCCACCATATCGACCGTCGACATCAAGATTAGCGGCTCATCTTCGACTATCAAGACCCGCGCTTGCGCCGTCTGTGGCTGTGGAGAACTGTCTCCCGGCGTTTGCTCCTGCCGCTCCAGTCTTTGCACAGCGATTTTGTGTTGCTGCGCGTTGCTGAGAACGTGACGAATTTTTCGCGCCAATGCTTCGCGGGTATAAGGCTTTGATAATAGTTCTACGTCAGCATCCAGCCTTCCGCCATGAACGATCGAGTTCTCGGTGTAGCCTGAGGTGAACAAAACCCCGATGTCCGGAAGGAGGGCCTTTGCCTTTCGCGCGAGCTCGGTGCTGCGCATGTGACCCGGCATGACGACGTCGGTGAACAGCAGATCGATGTGCACGCCGCTATTTACGATCGCAAATGCCGACTGGGCATCATGTGCCTTGAGAACGCGGTATCCGAGGTCTGTCAGGAGCGCGACCGACGTTTCGCGAACACCGTCATCGTCCTCGACGACGAGCACAGTTTCTGTT
It includes:
- a CDS encoding Fic family protein yields the protein MKWNWQNTDWPNFRYDTASLIPLEQKFLQSAGEVIGAVRHFNEDDSNQLRIELLSDEAVKTSEIEGEFLDRMSVQSSLRRQFGLDADDRQIRPQERGIAEMMADVYRSWHKPLHHEGLFHWHSMLMAGNRYIETVGAYRKHEDAMQIVSGRLDKPTIHFEAPPSRQVTGEMKTFIAWFNQSGPDGQTSLQALTRAAVGHLYFESIHPFEDGNGRIGRALAEKSLAQNIGQPSLISLAFTIEKRRKAYHSELERHQRTLDITGWISFFAETILDAQRATLERIDFFIQKAKFYDRFRGQLNERQEKVVARIFKEGTAGFKGGLSAENYISITDTSRATATRDLQQLVEIGALTRTGERRHTRYTLSLKK
- a CDS encoding type II toxin-antitoxin system VapC family toxin, which codes for MRYLLDTNILSNVTKAEPSASLLTWMAEQADADLFIASLTIAEIHRGILEKPAGKKRVALEAWFAGNEGPRALFAGRILSFDEKAALIWGELMAQGKASGRPRSALDTIVAAIAQSNGCIVVTDNERDFHGVEIINPLRQTAI
- a CDS encoding FitA-like ribbon-helix-helix domain-containing protein, which produces MPAVTIRNLSEETHRALRVRAAHHGRSTEAEIRDIIEAAVRPSKRIKLGSLLTAIGRDAELSNSDIEALQKRCDRTPAEPMTFE
- a CDS encoding type II toxin-antitoxin system VapC family toxin, translated to MILLDTNVISEPRKSVPDEAVIAWLDAQAIETLFLSAITIAEIRFGIAAMPSGKRQTILRDRLEGDVLPHFSDRILSFDLATSQFYSELMARARMSGKAIGTADGYIAATALAKGLAIATRNTSPFEAAGLKVIDPWSR